The Streptomyces laurentii genome contains a region encoding:
- a CDS encoding aminotransferase (Acetyl ornithine aminotransferase family. This family belongs to pyridoxal phosphate (PLP)-dependent aspartateaminotransferase superfamily (fold I). The major groups in this CD correspond to ornithine aminotransferase, acetylornithine aminotransferase; cd00610;~Ornithine/acetylornithine aminotransferase [Amino acid transport andmetabolism]; COG4992;~aminotransferase [Streptomyces cattleya NRRL 8057 = DSM46488];~catalytic residue [active];~identified by MetaGeneAnnotator; putative;~inhibitor-cofactor binding pocket;~pyridoxal 5'-phosphate binding site [chemical binding]), translating into MTGEFDLRALLAERGGERYDLHARHLNHQLPRMLHTLGFDKVYERAEGAHFWDADGNEYLDMLAGFGVMGLGRHHPVVRKALHDVLDAQLADLTRFDCQPLPGLLAERLLAHSPHLDRVFFGNSGTEAVETALKFARYATGRPRVVYCAHAFHGLTTGALSVNGEKGFRDGFAPLLPDTAIELGDLDALERELRKGDVAGFVLEPIQGKGVHAAPPGFLRAAQELLHRHGALLIADEVQTGLGRTGDFYAYQHEEGVEPDLVCVAKALSGGYVPVGATIGKDWIFKKVYSSMDRVLVHSASFGSNAQAMAAGLAVLSVMESEDTVAHVRRTGDLLAGRLRELVPRYELLKEIRGRGLMIGIEFGKPKSLGLRGRWTMLQAARKGLFAQMVVVPLLQRHRILTQVSGDHLEVIKLIPPLVIDEKDVDRFVTAFTAVMDDAHGGGGLLWDFGKTLVKQAVAAS; encoded by the coding sequence GTGACCGGGGAGTTCGACCTCCGGGCGCTGCTCGCCGAGCGCGGCGGCGAGCGCTACGACCTGCACGCCCGCCACCTCAACCACCAACTGCCCCGCATGCTCCACACCCTGGGGTTCGACAAGGTGTACGAGCGGGCCGAAGGCGCCCACTTCTGGGACGCCGACGGCAACGAGTATCTCGACATGCTCGCCGGCTTCGGCGTCATGGGCCTCGGCCGGCACCATCCGGTCGTCCGCAAGGCCCTGCACGACGTCCTCGACGCGCAGCTCGCCGACCTCACCCGCTTCGACTGCCAGCCGCTGCCCGGCCTCCTCGCCGAGCGGCTGCTGGCGCACAGTCCGCACCTGGACCGGGTCTTCTTCGGCAACAGCGGCACCGAGGCCGTGGAGACCGCCCTCAAGTTCGCCCGGTACGCCACGGGCCGGCCGCGCGTCGTCTACTGCGCGCACGCCTTCCACGGGCTCACCACCGGCGCCCTCTCCGTGAACGGCGAGAAGGGCTTCCGGGACGGCTTCGCCCCGCTCCTGCCCGACACGGCGATCGAACTCGGCGACCTCGACGCCCTGGAGCGCGAGCTGCGCAAGGGCGACGTGGCCGGCTTCGTCCTGGAACCCATCCAGGGCAAGGGCGTCCACGCCGCCCCGCCCGGCTTCCTGCGCGCCGCCCAGGAGCTGCTGCACCGGCACGGCGCCCTGCTCATCGCCGACGAGGTGCAGACCGGCCTCGGCCGGACCGGTGACTTCTACGCGTACCAGCACGAGGAAGGCGTCGAGCCCGACCTGGTCTGCGTCGCGAAGGCGCTCTCGGGCGGCTACGTGCCGGTCGGCGCCACGATCGGCAAGGACTGGATCTTCAAGAAGGTCTACTCCTCGATGGACCGGGTGCTCGTCCACTCGGCCAGCTTCGGCTCCAACGCCCAGGCGATGGCCGCCGGACTCGCCGTGCTCTCCGTCATGGAGTCCGAGGACACCGTCGCGCACGTCCGCCGGACCGGGGACCTGCTCGCCGGCCGGCTGCGGGAGCTCGTACCGCGCTACGAACTCCTCAAAGAGATCCGCGGCCGCGGCCTGATGATCGGCATCGAGTTCGGCAAGCCGAAGTCCCTCGGTCTGCGCGGCCGCTGGACCATGCTCCAGGCGGCCCGCAAGGGGCTCTTCGCCCAGATGGTCGTGGTGCCGCTGCTCCAGCGCCACCGGATCCTCACCCAGGTCTCCGGCGACCATCTGGAGGTCATCAAGCTGATCCCGCCGCTGGTCATCGACGAGAAGGACGTCGACCGCTTCGTCACCGCCTTCACCGCGGTGATGGACGACGCCCACGGAGGCGGCGGACTCCTCTGGGACTTCGGGAAAACACTGGTCAAGCAGGCTGTGGCGGCGTCCTAG
- a CDS encoding squalene-hopene cyclase (Active site cavity [active];~Squalene cyclase (SQCY) domain subgroup 1; foundin class II terpene cyclases that have an alpha 6 - alpha 6 barrel fold. Squalene cyclase (SQCY) and 2,3-oxidosqualene cyclase (OSQCY) are integral membrane proteins that catalyze a cationic cyclization...; cd02892;~catalytic acid [active];~identified by MetaGeneAnnotator; putative;~squalene-hopene cyclase [Streptomyces cattleya NRRL 8057 = DSM46488];~squalene-hopene cyclase; TIGR01507) — MTATTDGNAGAMGPRATAASDTTTDSTDSSGIAGLDGDTGTAFTDATTVTGATTATATHAVTTATTTTATTTAATTTTAGDAPAGIGAGDLDEAAERAAQRSIAHLLGRQDDEGWWKGDLETNVTMDAEDLLLRQFLGILDPETTRAAALFIRGEQREDGTWATFHGGPGELSTTIEAYVALRLAGDEPDAPHMACAATWIRGEGGIAASRVFTRIWLALFGWWRWDDLPELPPEMVFLPRWFPLNIYDFGCWARQTIVPLTVVSAKRPVRPAPFPLDELHTDPARPNPVRPMAPAASWDGVFQRLDKGLHFYRKIAPRRLRKIATDVAARWIVERQENDGCWGGIQPPAVYSVIALYLLGYDLGHPVMRAGLASLDRFAVWREDGARMIEACQSPVWDTCLATIALADAGVPADHPALVKAADWMLGEEIVRKGDWAVRRPGLPPGGWAFEFHNDNYPDIDDTAEVVLALRRVEHPHPEQRDAAVARGVRWNLGMQSKNGAWGAFDADNTSPFPNRLPFCDFGEVIDPPSADVTAHVVEMLAYEGRADDPRTRRGVDWLLAEQEPTGAWFGRWGVNYVYGTGSVVPALVAAGLPRTHAAIRRAVAWLGSVQNEDGGWGEDLRSYRMPHWVGQGTSTASQTAWALLALLAAGERESEAARRGVTWLVERQRTDGSWDEPEFTGTGFPWDFSINYHLYRQVFPLTALGRYVNGEPAPRGRESG; from the coding sequence ATGACAGCGACGACCGACGGGAACGCCGGGGCCATGGGACCCCGGGCGACCGCGGCCAGCGACACGACCACTGATTCCACCGATTCCAGCGGGATTGCCGGGCTCGACGGCGATACCGGCACGGCCTTCACGGACGCGACGACTGTCACCGGCGCGACGACCGCCACGGCGACGCACGCGGTCACGACCGCGACCACCACGACCGCGACCACCACGGCCGCGACGACCACCACGGCCGGCGACGCGCCCGCCGGCATCGGAGCGGGCGACCTCGACGAGGCCGCCGAGCGCGCCGCCCAGCGCTCCATCGCCCACCTCCTCGGCCGCCAGGACGACGAGGGCTGGTGGAAGGGCGACCTGGAGACCAACGTCACCATGGACGCCGAGGACCTCCTGCTCCGCCAGTTCCTGGGCATCCTCGACCCCGAGACCACCCGCGCCGCGGCTCTCTTCATCCGGGGCGAGCAGCGCGAGGACGGCACCTGGGCCACCTTCCACGGCGGGCCCGGCGAACTCTCCACCACCATCGAGGCGTACGTCGCCCTGCGGCTCGCCGGCGACGAGCCGGACGCCCCGCACATGGCGTGCGCCGCGACCTGGATCCGCGGCGAGGGCGGCATCGCCGCCTCCCGGGTCTTCACCCGGATCTGGCTGGCCCTGTTCGGCTGGTGGCGCTGGGACGACCTGCCCGAACTGCCGCCCGAGATGGTCTTCCTGCCGCGCTGGTTCCCGCTCAACATCTACGACTTCGGCTGCTGGGCCCGGCAGACGATCGTGCCGCTCACGGTCGTCTCCGCCAAGCGGCCGGTGCGGCCCGCCCCGTTCCCGCTGGACGAGCTGCACACCGACCCGGCCCGCCCGAATCCGGTCAGGCCCATGGCCCCGGCGGCCAGTTGGGACGGGGTCTTCCAACGCCTCGACAAGGGGCTGCACTTCTACCGGAAGATCGCCCCGCGCCGGCTGCGGAAGATCGCCACCGACGTCGCCGCGCGCTGGATCGTCGAACGCCAGGAAAATGACGGATGTTGGGGCGGAATCCAGCCACCCGCCGTCTACTCCGTGATCGCCCTGTATCTGCTCGGCTACGACCTGGGACATCCCGTCATGCGGGCCGGTCTCGCGTCCCTGGACCGCTTCGCGGTCTGGCGCGAGGACGGCGCCCGCATGATCGAGGCGTGCCAGTCCCCGGTCTGGGACACCTGCCTCGCCACCATCGCGCTCGCCGACGCGGGCGTCCCGGCCGACCATCCCGCGCTCGTGAAGGCCGCCGACTGGATGCTCGGCGAGGAGATCGTCCGCAAGGGCGACTGGGCCGTCCGGCGCCCCGGACTCCCGCCGGGCGGCTGGGCGTTCGAGTTCCACAACGACAACTACCCCGACATCGACGACACCGCCGAGGTCGTCCTCGCGCTCCGCCGGGTCGAGCACCCCCACCCGGAACAGCGGGACGCGGCCGTCGCGCGCGGAGTGCGCTGGAACCTCGGCATGCAGTCGAAGAACGGCGCCTGGGGCGCCTTCGACGCCGACAACACCAGCCCCTTCCCCAACCGGCTGCCGTTCTGCGACTTCGGCGAGGTCATCGACCCTCCCTCGGCCGATGTCACCGCCCACGTGGTCGAGATGCTCGCCTACGAGGGCCGGGCCGATGACCCGCGCACCCGGCGGGGCGTCGACTGGCTGCTCGCCGAACAGGAGCCCACCGGCGCCTGGTTCGGCCGTTGGGGCGTCAACTACGTCTACGGCACGGGGTCGGTGGTGCCGGCTCTCGTCGCGGCCGGACTGCCCCGTACGCACGCGGCGATCCGGCGGGCCGTCGCCTGGCTCGGCTCCGTCCAGAACGAGGACGGCGGCTGGGGCGAGGACCTGCGCTCGTACCGGATGCCGCACTGGGTCGGACAGGGCACCTCCACCGCCTCCCAGACCGCCTGGGCGCTGCTCGCGCTGCTCGCGGCCGGCGAGCGGGAGTCCGAGGCGGCGCGGCGCGGTGTCACCTGGTTGGTCGAGCGGCAGCGGACGGACGGCTCCTGGGACGAGCCGGAGTTCACCGGCACCGGATTCCCCTGGGACTTCTCCATCAACTACCACCTCTACCGGCAGGTCTTCCCGCTCACCGCGCTCGGCCGCTACGTCAACGGCGAGCCCGCGCCGCGCGGCCGGGAGAGCGGCTGA
- a CDS encoding lipoprotein (Phosphorylase superfamily; cl00303;~identified by MetaGeneAnnotator; putative;~lipoprotein [Streptomyces roseosporus NRRL15998]), protein MPPEPAAEAAGAAGGPAIPGAAGAPGAGRPDEGVPVAVPPLLVACALGIEKLALRSGDRGGAPVPLTVVRTGMGPAHARRAVARALGREPWRDAAVVASGFCAGLAPGMHPGDVVVAEETRDADGATPCDGTALLVEALARALPGRTVHTGPLTGSDHVVRGPERSALRADGAIAVDMESAATLRTALTAGPRPVAAVRVVVDAPEHELVRIGTVRGGISAFRVLRAVLPAFFEWHRSLLLPRR, encoded by the coding sequence ATGCCCCCGGAGCCGGCCGCCGAGGCCGCCGGAGCGGCCGGGGGCCCCGCGATCCCCGGCGCGGCCGGTGCGCCCGGGGCCGGACGGCCGGACGAGGGCGTCCCCGTCGCCGTGCCGCCGCTGCTCGTGGCCTGCGCGCTGGGCATCGAGAAGCTGGCGCTGCGCAGTGGCGACCGGGGTGGCGCGCCCGTGCCGCTGACCGTCGTACGGACCGGGATGGGCCCGGCGCACGCGCGCCGGGCCGTCGCCCGGGCCCTCGGCCGGGAGCCCTGGCGGGACGCGGCGGTCGTCGCCTCCGGCTTTTGCGCGGGCTTGGCCCCCGGCATGCACCCCGGTGACGTCGTCGTCGCCGAGGAGACCCGGGACGCCGACGGCGCCACGCCCTGTGACGGCACCGCGCTGCTCGTGGAGGCCCTCGCCCGGGCGCTGCCCGGCCGTACCGTCCACACCGGCCCGCTGACCGGCTCCGACCACGTGGTGCGGGGCCCCGAGCGGTCCGCGCTGCGGGCCGACGGGGCCATCGCCGTCGACATGGAGTCGGCGGCCACCCTGCGGACGGCGCTCACGGCCGGTCCACGCCCGGTTGCGGCCGTACGGGTGGTCGTGGACGCTCCAGAACATGAACTGGTCAGGATCGGCACCGTGCGCGGGGGAATATCGGCGTTCCGCGTGCTGCGTGCGGTCCTCCCCGCATTTTTCGAATGGCACCGTTCTTTACTGCTTCCCAGGAGGTGA
- a CDS encoding regulatory protein (Cupin domain; cl09118;~Helix-turn-helix XRE-family like proteins. Prokaryotic DNA binding proteins belonging to the xenobiotic response element family of transcriptional regulators; cd00093;~identified by MetaGeneAnnotator; putative;~non-specific DNA binding site [nucleotide binding];~regulatory protein [Streptomyces roseosporus NRRL15998];~salt bridge;~sequence-specific DNA binding site [nucleotide binding]) — MDHATDVLQDVAPQLRALRRRRGLTLEGAAQRAGLSPAHLSRLETGNRQPSLPMLLSLSRIYGTTVSELLGETPPERDPIVRAGRSEPVEADGWIYRQAGGAGRAMQCLRVHIPFATSTDIVRVHPGEEWIHVLEGRVRLALGDAVHVLDPGDSAHYDSLTPHRVGAATQAGAELLFVHTLIQSPAAELCLGNGTPHSR; from the coding sequence ATGGACCACGCTACCGACGTCCTGCAGGACGTCGCCCCGCAGCTGCGGGCCCTGCGGCGCCGCCGGGGGCTCACGCTGGAGGGCGCCGCCCAGCGGGCCGGGCTCTCACCGGCGCACCTCTCCCGGCTGGAGACGGGGAACCGGCAGCCCTCGCTGCCCATGCTGCTCTCCCTCTCCCGTATCTACGGTACGACGGTCTCCGAGCTGCTGGGCGAGACGCCGCCCGAGCGCGACCCGATCGTCCGGGCCGGCCGCTCGGAGCCGGTGGAGGCCGACGGCTGGATCTACCGCCAGGCCGGCGGCGCCGGACGCGCCATGCAGTGCCTGCGCGTCCACATCCCCTTCGCCACCAGCACCGACATCGTCCGGGTCCACCCCGGCGAGGAGTGGATCCACGTCCTGGAAGGACGGGTCCGGCTCGCGCTCGGCGACGCCGTGCACGTCCTCGATCCCGGGGACAGCGCCCACTACGACTCGCTCACCCCGCACCGGGTGGGCGCGGCCACCCAGGCCGGGGCCGAGCTGCTGTTCGTCCACACCCTGATCCAGAGTCCCGCCGCCGAGCTGTGCCTCGGCAACGGGACCCCCCACAGCCGCTGA
- a CDS encoding lysophospholipase L1 (Lysophospholipase L1 and related esterases [Streptomyces venezuelae ATCC10712];~Members of the SGNH-hydrolase superfamily, a diverse family of lipases and esterases. The tertiary fold of the enzyme is substantially different from that of the alpha/beta hydrolase family and unique among all known hydrolases; its active site closely...; cd01832;~catalytic triad [active];~identified by MetaGeneAnnotator; putative;~oxyanion hole [active]), with protein MADDSTTRDKNAFGSYAAIGDSFTEGVGDPGPDGTFVGWADRFAVLLGDRMPEDDAFRYANLAVRGRLLDQIVTEQIPRAKELAPDLVTICAGGNDIIRPGTDPDDVAERFESAIADLSSAVGTVMVATGFDTRDVPLLKHLRGKIATYNGHVRAVADRYGCPVLDLWSLRSVQDRRAWDDDRLHLSPEGHTRVALRAAQVLGLEVPADPEQAWPPQAPRGTLEVRKDDMHWAKEYLVPWIGRRLRGESSGDHVEAKRPDLLPL; from the coding sequence GTGGCAGACGATTCGACAACCAGAGACAAGAACGCGTTCGGGTCGTACGCGGCGATCGGTGACAGCTTCACGGAGGGCGTCGGCGACCCCGGGCCCGACGGGACGTTCGTCGGCTGGGCGGACCGTTTCGCGGTCCTGCTGGGCGACCGGATGCCGGAGGACGACGCCTTCCGCTACGCCAACCTGGCCGTACGGGGGCGCCTGCTCGACCAGATCGTCACGGAACAGATCCCGCGGGCGAAGGAACTCGCCCCGGACCTGGTGACCATCTGCGCCGGCGGCAACGACATCATCCGCCCCGGCACGGACCCCGACGACGTCGCCGAGCGCTTCGAGAGCGCCATCGCCGACCTGAGCTCCGCCGTCGGCACCGTCATGGTGGCGACCGGCTTCGACACCCGCGACGTGCCGCTGCTCAAGCACCTGCGCGGCAAGATCGCCACGTACAACGGGCACGTACGGGCCGTCGCCGACCGCTACGGCTGCCCGGTACTCGACCTGTGGTCGCTGCGGTCCGTCCAGGACCGCCGCGCCTGGGACGACGACCGGCTGCACCTCTCGCCCGAGGGGCACACCAGGGTCGCGCTGCGCGCCGCCCAGGTCCTCGGCCTGGAGGTGCCGGCCGACCCCGAGCAGGCGTGGCCGCCGCAGGCGCCGCGCGGCACCCTGGAGGTCCGCAAGGACGACATGCACTGGGCGAAGGAGTACCTCGTCCCGTGGATCGGCCGCCGGCTGCGCGGCGAGAGCTCCGGCGATCACGTCGAGGCCAAGCGTCCCGACCTGCTCCCGCTGTAA
- a CDS encoding peptidase (identified by MetaGeneAnnotator; putative;~sequence version:1), whose translation MPAKGKHRRRRIRPFGRGLAAASAGGAVVALPLIGATGAHAAEPAAVPRHAVAAAVPAAVPAAGPAATFGAGAPAKAYTVVRGTICPRSPPSTGWPAAGTSCTATTARPSARTRR comes from the coding sequence ATGCCCGCGAAGGGTAAGCACCGCCGTCGCAGGATCCGCCCGTTCGGCCGGGGACTCGCCGCCGCGAGCGCCGGCGGCGCCGTCGTCGCGCTGCCGCTGATCGGCGCGACCGGCGCCCACGCCGCCGAGCCCGCCGCCGTGCCCCGGCACGCCGTCGCCGCGGCGGTCCCCGCGGCCGTTCCCGCCGCGGGCCCGGCCGCCACCTTCGGTGCCGGCGCCCCGGCGAAGGCGTACACCGTGGTGCGCGGGACCATCTGTCCAAGATCGCCGCCGAGCACCGGCTGGCCGGCGGCTGGCACCAGCTGTACCGCGACAACCGCCAGACCGTCGGCGAGAACCCGTCGCTGA
- a CDS encoding peptidase (PF01551: Peptidase family M23;~identified by MetaGeneAnnotator; putative;~peptidase [Streptomyces avermitilis MA-4680]) has translation MIKHADGTYSQYGHLSSISVSAGQTVTGGQQIGLSGATGNVTGPHLHFEMRTGPDYGSDIDPLAALRQHGVSI, from the coding sequence GTGATCAAGCACGCCGACGGCACCTACTCCCAGTACGGGCACCTCTCGTCGATCTCCGTCTCCGCCGGCCAGACCGTCACCGGCGGCCAGCAGATAGGCCTCTCCGGCGCGACCGGCAACGTGACCGGCCCGCACCTGCACTTCGAGATGCGCACCGGGCCGGACTACGGCTCCGACATCGACCCGCTGGCCGCCCTGCGGCAGCACGGCGTCAGCATCTGA
- a CDS encoding radical SAM family protein (Domain of unknown function (DUF3463); pfam11946;~FeS/SAM binding site;~Radical SAM superfamily. Enzymes ofthis family generate radicals by combining a 4Fe-4S cluster and S-adenosylmethionine (SAM) in close proximity. They are characterized by aconserved CxxxCxxC motif, which coordinates the conserved iron-sulfur cluster; cd01335;~hopanoid biosynthesis associated radical SAM protein HpnH; TIGR03470;~identified by MetaGeneAnnotator; putative;~radical SAM family protein [Frankia sp. CcI3]): protein MAMPLRQSIRVGTYLFEQKLRKRERFPLIVELEPLFACNLKCEGCGKIQHPAGVLKQRMPVAQAVGAVLESGAPMVSIAGGEPLMHPQIDEIVRQLVARRKYVFLCTNAMLLRKKMEKFTPSPYFAFAVHIDGLRERHDESVAKEGVFDEAVAAIKEAKRRGFRVTTNSTFFNTDTPQTVIEVLNFLNDDLQVDEMMISPAYAYEKAPDQEHFLGVEQTRELFRKAFAGGNRRRWRLNHSPLFLDFLEGKADFSCTAWAIPNYSLFGWQRPCYLMSDGYVPTYRELVEDTDWDKYGRGRDPRCANCMAHCGYEPTAVLATMGSLKESLRAVRETVTGNGPS, encoded by the coding sequence ATGGCCATGCCGCTCCGTCAGTCCATCCGGGTCGGTACCTATCTCTTCGAACAGAAGCTCCGCAAGCGGGAGAGGTTCCCGCTGATCGTCGAGCTGGAGCCGCTGTTCGCGTGCAATCTCAAGTGCGAGGGCTGCGGCAAGATCCAGCACCCGGCGGGCGTTCTCAAGCAGCGGATGCCGGTCGCCCAGGCGGTCGGCGCCGTGCTGGAGTCCGGGGCGCCGATGGTGTCCATCGCGGGCGGCGAGCCGCTGATGCACCCTCAGATCGACGAGATCGTGCGTCAGTTGGTGGCCAGACGGAAGTACGTCTTCCTGTGCACGAACGCGATGCTGCTGCGCAAGAAGATGGAGAAGTTCACCCCGTCGCCCTACTTCGCCTTCGCCGTGCACATCGACGGACTGCGGGAGCGGCACGACGAATCCGTCGCCAAGGAGGGCGTGTTCGACGAGGCGGTGGCGGCCATCAAGGAAGCCAAGCGGCGCGGCTTCCGGGTCACCACCAACTCGACCTTCTTCAACACCGACACCCCGCAGACCGTCATCGAGGTGCTCAACTTCCTCAACGACGACCTCCAGGTCGACGAGATGATGATCTCGCCCGCCTATGCCTACGAGAAGGCGCCCGACCAGGAGCACTTCCTGGGTGTCGAGCAGACCCGGGAGCTCTTCAGGAAGGCGTTCGCCGGCGGCAACCGGCGCCGCTGGCGGCTCAATCACTCGCCGCTCTTCCTGGACTTCCTGGAAGGCAAGGCGGACTTCTCGTGCACCGCCTGGGCGATCCCCAACTACTCCCTGTTCGGCTGGCAGCGCCCCTGCTACCTGATGAGCGACGGCTACGTCCCCACGTACCGCGAACTCGTCGAGGACACCGACTGGGACAAGTACGGCCGCGGCCGCGACCCGCGCTGCGCCAACTGCATGGCGCACTGCGGCTACGAGCCCACCGCCGTCCTCGCCACCATGGGCTCGCTCAAGGAGTCGCTGCGCGCGGTCCGCGAGACAGTCACCGGGAACGGCCCGTCGTGA
- a CDS encoding hypothetical protein (identified by MetaGeneAnnotator; putative;~sequence version:1) has product MSDKSAPVTGEERGGGKFPKGLVLRLFAYLIAGHLFAGFLYLLFEMGGGQ; this is encoded by the coding sequence ATGTCCGACAAGTCCGCACCGGTCACCGGTGAAGAGCGTGGTGGCGGCAAGTTCCCCAAGGGGCTCGTGCTCCGGCTGTTCGCCTACCTCATCGCGGGCCACCTGTTCGCCGGCTTCCTCTACCTGCTCTTCGAGATGGGCGGCGGCCAGTAA
- a CDS encoding protein tyrosine phosphatase (Protein tyrosine phosphatases (PTP) catalyze the dephosphorylation of phosphotyrosine peptides; they regulate phosphotyrosine levels in signal transduction pathways. The depth of the active site cleft renders the enzyme specific for phosphorylated Tyr; cl00053;~Protein tyrosine/serine phosphatase [Signal transduction mechanisms];~Tyrosine phosphatase family C-terminal region; pfam13348;~identified by MetaGeneAnnotator; putative;~protein tyrosine phosphatase [Streptomyces lividans TK24]), with amino-acid sequence MTRETTEPELTGVRNFRDLGGLPTADGRAVRAGRLFRSGHLAHATTEDAAFLTTLSLHTVFDLRNDADRRLEGPDVALPGVTNVNIPLSDPADGKDFWKLVRSGELAQLRGILGEGQAAGRMTHSYQRMIVERTAEHSRILHTMAGESVPALMHCAAGKDRAGLAIAISLLAVGVEREAIEADYLKSNAPHRRYKIERSSTAPDGMSPEVMELLAPLFDARVEYLRAAFATIESTWGSVDAYLLTGLGLAQETRERLRGRLLTGAAAGA; translated from the coding sequence GTGACGCGCGAGACGACCGAGCCCGAACTCACCGGCGTACGCAACTTCCGTGACCTGGGCGGACTGCCGACCGCGGACGGCCGGGCCGTCCGCGCCGGGCGGCTCTTCCGCAGCGGCCACCTGGCGCACGCCACCACCGAGGACGCGGCCTTCCTCACCACCCTGTCCCTGCACACGGTGTTCGACCTCCGCAACGACGCCGACCGACGCCTGGAGGGGCCGGACGTGGCCCTGCCCGGCGTGACGAACGTGAACATCCCGCTCAGCGACCCCGCCGACGGCAAGGACTTCTGGAAGCTGGTGCGCTCCGGCGAACTGGCGCAGCTGCGCGGGATCCTGGGCGAGGGCCAGGCGGCGGGCCGGATGACCCACTCGTACCAGCGGATGATCGTCGAGCGGACCGCGGAGCACAGCCGGATCCTGCACACGATGGCCGGGGAGAGCGTTCCGGCGCTGATGCACTGCGCGGCCGGCAAGGACCGGGCGGGGCTCGCGATCGCGATCTCCCTGCTGGCGGTCGGGGTCGAGCGGGAGGCGATCGAGGCGGACTATCTGAAGTCCAACGCCCCGCACCGGCGCTACAAAATAGAGCGCAGCTCCACCGCTCCGGACGGGATGTCACCGGAGGTGATGGAGCTGCTGGCCCCGCTCTTCGACGCGCGGGTGGAGTACCTGCGCGCCGCGTTCGCGACCATCGAGTCGACCTGGGGCTCGGTCGACGCGTATCTCCTGACGGGCCTGGGGCTGGCCCAGGAGACCCGTGAGCGGCTCAGGGGACGGCTGCTCACAGGGGCGGCCGCGGGGGCGTGA